From Halostella salina, one genomic window encodes:
- a CDS encoding bactofilin family protein: MTGDSGSLWGRGSRPIALVLAVLVVVALLPGVVAADENRTGDTVVVEEGETIDDDLSASAGNVIVRGTVTGDLQAFAGNVIIRGEVRGDVESFAGNVRITGDVGGDVMAVGGNVEVGTNGTVGGTLEAAGGTVTIAGTVDSARLAAGTITVTETGTVEGDLRYDGTLTVADGGTVGGETIQDGSLSVGPELPTVPWLGTLFGLLMNFLLGALLLLALPAFSARVGEHGVDRPLRSGGLGLLAVIAAPIVFVLFAITIIGLPIAFAWLLLFLLLAWLGSVYGAFVVGVALLALTEIDSRWLALVVGLVVVALVTQVPLLGGLFGLLVFLIGLGALLGVMTGGYRRRRNDRRAGDATPTPDAGSDTGTT, from the coding sequence ATGACAGGGGACAGCGGCTCGCTGTGGGGGAGGGGTTCGCGCCCGATCGCGCTCGTGCTGGCGGTGCTCGTCGTCGTCGCGCTCCTGCCGGGGGTTGTTGCCGCCGACGAGAACCGCACGGGCGACACCGTCGTCGTCGAGGAAGGGGAGACGATAGACGACGACCTCTCGGCCAGCGCCGGCAACGTGATCGTCAGGGGGACCGTCACCGGCGACCTGCAGGCGTTCGCCGGCAACGTGATCATCCGTGGCGAGGTTCGGGGCGACGTGGAGTCGTTCGCGGGGAACGTCCGGATCACTGGCGACGTGGGCGGCGACGTGATGGCCGTCGGCGGCAACGTCGAGGTCGGCACCAACGGCACCGTCGGCGGGACGCTGGAGGCCGCCGGAGGGACGGTCACCATCGCCGGCACCGTCGACAGCGCGCGGCTGGCCGCCGGGACGATCACGGTCACGGAGACCGGCACGGTCGAGGGCGACCTCCGCTACGACGGGACCCTCACCGTCGCCGACGGCGGCACGGTGGGCGGCGAGACGATCCAGGACGGGTCGCTGTCGGTGGGGCCGGAACTGCCGACGGTGCCCTGGCTCGGGACGCTGTTCGGGCTTCTGATGAACTTCCTGCTCGGCGCGCTGCTGTTGCTCGCCCTGCCCGCCTTCTCGGCACGCGTCGGCGAGCACGGCGTCGACAGGCCGCTCCGGTCGGGCGGGCTCGGGCTGTTGGCCGTGATCGCCGCACCGATCGTGTTCGTCCTGTTTGCGATCACGATCATCGGCCTCCCCATCGCCTTCGCCTGGTTGCTGCTCTTCCTCCTGCTCGCGTGGCTCGGGAGCGTGTACGGCGCGTTCGTCGTGGGCGTGGCGCTGCTCGCGCTGACCGAAATAGACAGCCGCTGGCTGGCGCTCGTCGTCGGCCTCGTCGTCGTCGCGCTGGTGACGCAGGTGCCGCTGCTGGGTGGCCTGTTCGGCCTCCTCGTGTTCCTGATCGGTCTCGGGGCGCTGCTCGGCGTCATGACGGGCGGCTACCGTCGGCGGCGGAACGACCGCCGGGCCGGCGACGCGACGCCGACGCCCGACGCGGGGAGCGACACCGGGACGACGTGA